A genome region from Amblyraja radiata isolate CabotCenter1 chromosome 4, sAmbRad1.1.pri, whole genome shotgun sequence includes the following:
- the LOC116972614 gene encoding solute carrier family 22 member 13-like, producing MSEFGEILREVGEFGPFQKRLLLLLCLPYMFVGFHLLAQVFTGAGVPHHCRADWISNVTAGLPAEEQLFLTIPRERDGSYQSCKMYTPHPAEDLDWILLHGNQSTTACEEGWVYDQSQYGSTIVTEFNLVCDQRWLIQLSQTSSMVGLFVGAMLFGHLADSPTLQEGMSEFGEILREVGEFGPFQKRLLLLLCLPYMFVGFHLLAQVFTGAGVPHHCRADWISNVTAGLPAEEQLFLTIPRERDGSYQSCKMYTPHPAEDLDWILLHGNQSTTACEEGWVYDQSQYGSTIVTEFNLVCDQRWLIQLSQTSSMVGLFVGAMLFGHLADRIGRQRTILVSLLFQLLSGMGAAFAPNIALFIALQFVLGTAISGTMMNTIVLGTEWTGPAQRSFASVLTQCTFSAGQMLLAGLAYAIRDWRVLHLTTACPMLLFLSYIWLLPESARWLIMKGQKEEAKRYLRRAALLNKRVFNESLTDKVFIEKKTQQIAVWDLFRISSLRRVTLLLTFIWFVNCFVYYGLSFSVGSFGKNIYLTHFIFGLVETLRGSCIWLLAKFGRRKCQGCFLWLGGVSCLLVLAVPQGMAAGVTALAVLAKLSISCSFTVTYVYSTELLPTVLRQTGIGLVSMFARLGGIIVPLIMILDQDHPGISLILFGISSLVAGSLSLLLPETTNKEMPDHSGHVEQVKRSVPAYFSSEPGVLWEVNGRREEENGAKLSDAGAFTESTRM from the exons ATGAGCGAGTTTGGTGAGATtctgagagaggtgggggagtttGGGCCGTTCCAGAAAcgcttgctgctgctgttatgcCTGCCCTACATGTTCGTGGGCTTCCATCTACTTGCCCAGGTGTTCACTGGGGCAGGCGTTCCACATCACTGTCGGGCCGACTGGATCTCCAATGTCACTGCCGGCCTACCTGCTGAGGAGCAACTCTTCCTCACCATCCCACGGGAGAGGGACGGGTCTTACCAAAGCTGTAAAATGTACACCCCCCACCCAGCCGAAGATCTGGACTGGATCTTGTTGCACGGAAACCAGTCCACGACCGCGTGCGAAGAAGGCTGGGTATACGACCAGTCGCAGTATGGATCGACCATTGTTACTGAG TTTAACTTGGTTTGTGATCAGAGATGGCTGATTCAGTTATCCCAGACCAGTTCCATGGTGGGCCTGTTTGTTGGAGCCATGTTGTTTGGACATTTAGCGGACAG TCCCACTTTGCAAGAGGGGATGAGCGAGTTTGGCGAGATtctgagagaggtgggggagtttGGGCCGTTCCAGAAAcgcttgctgctgctgttatgcCTGCCCTACATGTTCGTGGGCTTCCATCTACTTGCCCAGGTGTTCACTGGGGCAGGCGTTCCACATCACTGTCGGGCCGACTGGATCTCCAATGTCACTGCCGGCCTACCTGCTGAGGAGCAACTCTTCCTCACCATCCCACGGGAGAGGGACGGGTCTTACCAAAGCTGTAAAATGTACACCCCCCACCCAGCCGAAGATCTGGACTGGATCTTGTTGCACGGAAACCAGTCCACGACCGCGTGCGAAGAAGGCTGGGTATACGACCAGTCGCAGTATGGATCGACCATTGTTACTGAG TTTAACTTGGTTTGTGATCAGAGATGGCTGATTCAGTTATCCCAGACCAGTTCCATGGTGGGCCTGTTTGTCGGAGCCATGTTGTTTGGACATTTAGCGGACAG GATTGGTCGACAAAGGACTATTTTGGTGTCGCTGCTTTTTCAGCTCCTCAGTGGGATGGGGGCGGCATTCGCACCAAACATCGCTTTGTTCATCGCTCTGCAGTTTGTCCTAGGCACTGCAATCTCCGGGACAATGATGAACACAATCGTCTTGG GTACGGAGTGGACTGGCCCAGCACAGCGATCGTTTGCCTCGGTGCTTACCCAGTGCACCTTCTCTGCCGGCCAGATGCTGCTGGCTGGCCTGGCCTACGCTATCCGTGACTGGAGGGTTCTACACCTCACCACCGCCTGCCCGATGCTGCTCTTCCTTTCCTACATCTG GTTACTTCCCGAGTCGGCCAGATGGCTCATCATGAAGGGGCAGAAAGAAGAGGCTAAGAGGTAcctgagaagagccgccctgctcAACAAAAGAGTGTTCAACGAATCCCTGACCGACAAG GTTTTCATTGAGAAAAAAACGCAACAGATCGCTGTCTGGGACCTCTTTAGGATATCCAGTCTGAGAAGAGTCACATTGCTTTTGACTTTCATTTG GTTTGTGAACTGCTTTGTGTATTACGGGCTGTCCTTCAGCGTTGGCAGCTTTGGCAAGAATATTTACCTGACGCACTTCATCTTTGGACTGGTGGAGACGCTGCGAGGATCTTGCATCTGGTTATTGGCCAAGTTTGGCCGGAGGAAATGCCAAGGCTGCTTCCTGTGGCTTGGTGGCGTCTCCTGCCTGCTTGTGCTGGCCGTTCCACAAG GGATGGCCGCGGGAGTCACGGCGCTCGCTGTCCTCGCCAAGTTGTCCATCTCCTGTTCCTTCACGGTGACCTACGTTTATTCCACGGAGTTGCTCCCAACT GTGTTGC GGCAGACGGGGATTGGCTTGGTGTCCATGTTTGCCCGTCTGGGCGGCATCATCGTCCCACTGATCATGATTCTGGACCAGGACCACCCAGGGATCTCCTTGATCCTATTTGGAATCTCATCGCTCGTCGCCGGCTCCCTGAGTCTCCTGCTTCCCGAAACGACCAACAAAGAGATGCCAGATCACTCCGGACACGTGGAACAAGTGAAAAGGTCAGTGCCGGCTTACTTCAGCTCAGAACCGGGCGTCCTTTG GGAAGTGAACGGTAGACGTGAGGAGGAGAATGGAGCGAAGCTGTCAGATGCAGGAGCCTTCACAGAGTCCACACGCATGTAG